tcaatgatgtcgaaaaatttaaaatttaattccttGGTACATCAAatggtataaatcatattcaacgatgtcGATAGTCGATTTGAAGCTCtatcacaaaaaataaatagatgacAACAAAattcgtttgctaccgataatattcaAGCTCTCTAGAGctttaataaaaataacaacaGCAATGGAAGAGCGCGCAAGTAACGTTgaatttaaaatactaaaatactATTTACCAAGAACTTGAGTGATATCAGAGAAAAAAACTCAATAGTCTCATACATAAGCAGAGTATTGAATATACGCGCTGTACCACGTGAACTATCATAAACTTTCTCacatttagaaattttagagtgagagagagaaaaaaaaaaaagggggggagaaATGGAGAGAAGCTGACCATCGCTGGTGGGCGCGGGGGCCGGAGCGTGGGCGGCGCTGACGGCCGGCAGGACGATGGCGAAGAAGAGCACCGCGACTGCCATCAACCCGAAAGGAACTCTCGGAATCGCCGCCATTTCAGATCAGAAAACCAGAcacaaaaattctctctctcgttctctctccttctcccttcccctctctctctcacacactaCACGGAGAGAAAggaaggggaaaaaagaagagagaggaggcgGTGTGGGAAATGATAGCCCTGTGTCCTCCTCGCCCCCTCTCTCCCCGAAGCTTTTTAAGcgcccttttttttcccctttttttttttttttttgctctctctctttggATGCGTTAGGGTTTGGAGAGGTGAGGAGGTTATATACGACGGGGAGGCAAACGGAGGGGCGAGAGAAACGGGGGGCATCGCTGTGCGTGGACTGGCAAATCGAGCGGGGCCCACCCACGTGGACGACCAGCAGAGCTTCCGGCCTTCTCTCCCTTCCCCCGGCCAGCCTGGATTCCCGGCAGTTCTGTCATCCTGGCTCCTGGGGCCCACTGCCTGCCCACGTGGCTGCAAATCctttttcttaaatatatacataataaatatatatacaaaaaatatatttatatttatatattttagaaaaaactttaaaaactttggtgtggtttcatttttgtcactttagtaccctatagtttaaagtgtttaaagttagtatcttatggtttctcagtttatcactttagtaccctgtggtttaaagtgtatcaattagtactctataattttatttttatatcaagttagtaccatgtggttttatttttgtatcaagttagtaccctgtggtttttaaatcagggtactaaagtgataaagtgcgaaaccacatgtattaacttgatacgctttaaaatataaagtactaaagtgaaaaagtgtaaaactacagagtactaacttgatatactttaaaccataaggtattaaaatgaaaaaaaaaaaaactataagaggagtatttgaagttttttctatattttatgcCTTTCTCTTGTTATAGACTTACAGCTCAGAGGAGATTTTTGACCCTTGTATAATACAACCAAAACATTAGtcagtttgttttttttttttttctaaaaaaaattgttaagttACTTTTATTAGATAGCATTTTGCTTAATGGGGAAGTacagaattttttctttttgccggggaaaattttaaataagtttGTAATCCGCCCAAAATAAATTGATTACTATTTCAATCTACTATATTTGTTGCAgatcaaaactaataaatttttttaaggaaaagtAACATGTTATCACTTTATTCATTTACgaaatgaacttagctacaaGTAAATAGGAAGCTGGGCcttagaggaaaaaaataataataataataatagaaactATTAAGAGGAGAGAACTAATTCTATaaaggcttagtggttggtatccgagacccaagttcgaatcctagttgattcacatatttagctaagtttatttctaaatgaaataaacgaagcgggtagcgtgctacctatctcacgctacctatctctcaaaaaaaaaaaaaaaaaaaaaaaattctataaattcCTGATCGATCGGGTCTCGGCTAGCAGAAAACCTAATAGATGTTTAGTtctcttaaatatttttctattacaTTCTAACTATAGTACCCACCATGTAGCGGCAATAGCTGTTAACTCTCTATCCTCCTATATTTCATATTTACTATAGCTCGCATCCCAAATTTCTTTACAAGATGAGCAGCTGCGAAGAAAAAGTTTGTTTGATAAACGAAGAAGTATGGAATTTTACTACTAGAGGGCGTTTGATAAACGAAGTACGGAATTTTAttactgtaaaaattttaaataaagtcTGTATGCCGTCAAAAGAAAGactttactatttttattttttactacttTAGTAAAATAAGTGttagtgttttttttaatataatagcCCTGTTCAAATAATACTATATTGAATAACAGTACACTATACAATTAGGATAAATAGGTCTTAATAGTTTTATTTTGGTAGTTCTACTACTAGATGTATTACATTGAAGTTCTTGCAatagcttgtttttttttttttttttctaacgaTAGATATTTTATATCAGCAGTTTTTGCTCTAGTAcctcaaaaaaaattcaaaatttttttctgcATTAGATTCAAAAATCTGAGTAATATTTACTTATCAATGGAACTGAATTCAATGGATCTGATCTATTTCtgtaactaaataaataataaatacatttaatatatcttttcatattaatattaaaatcagtTTTTCAATAAAAATCATCCATAAAATACAAATCCTCTAGCCCCAGCATGTGCGACTGTGCGAGCCACTACTACATATGATCGAAAGGAGACAAAGACATATGGCCATACgggagttttctttttctttttctttttttctttaactctttttttataaagagatgAGGGAGTCGTGGGGGACCATAACTTATAACGGAAACTCTTCAAGAGAAATATGTACGTTGGAACCCACCAACGGTTCAACGTACGAATCAACGGCTATTTCTCAATTTCCGTAAACCTACCACATGCATGCAAACAAACCCTTCAAATCCTCTCCCTCTGATCttcttttcaaaattcaaattgtagggtcaggatgatccATTTGAGTTAACGTTCCCCTGCAGAAGCCCCGTTGGTAGAGAAATGTAGCTGTCAAAATAGTCATACACATGTGCGATTGCTCATCATACCGCTTTTAACGAGTAGAACACAAACTAGCTCGAACAACTTGCGAGTGGATCTCTAGCTGGATTTTTGAAGCTCATCCTGAGATCGAGCCGAATATGAGTCCTtggaataaaatttaattctcaaattatatttattatattttaatttaattattgaaattttataaataaataagtttcttttatgtttatattggaccaaaatttttatagtaaaaatttatcttttgcATATATaggttcctgcaaatatagtgaatgataaatatgtttctataaagttcaacttaatttaatatgttGTCTCTATAAAAgtcttgatattttcaaatatatctctatcattagaatccgttagaaaaatttaattagtcATAGGCTAAATATTTAATCttgattagtttttgatatttttatcattcttatattatactgttatgacttttagagaaatatatttgtgagggcaaaattaaaaatataaatggttCTCTAACGGTTTTTTGACGGTAACAaattagagatatatatatatatatatatatatatatatatatatatatattcgagctataTCAAACCGAATGCAAACGAACTAATCTCAACTCGCGTCTGACTCGTTAAGATATCAagctaaaaaatttaacttgtattcaactcatttattaaataaacaATTCGTTCTGAAACccattttaaatcaaatacgaGTTGGCTCGCAAACAGTACGGATGGAATTGTCAGCCCAGCT
This DNA window, taken from Ananas comosus cultivar F153 linkage group 5, ASM154086v1, whole genome shotgun sequence, encodes the following:
- the LOC109710754 gene encoding arabinogalactan peptide 16-like, whose translation is MAAIPRVPFGLMAVAVLFFAIVLPAVSAAHAPAPAPTSDGTSIDQCIAYVLMLVALVLTYLIHPLDASSPYKLF